CTTTACGCTGGGAAGGTCCGAATCTAATCGGTCGCCCGTATAGCTTTGCAGCTAAACATATTGTGGAAGTATTAGACGAATTACGTGAACAAGGCTTATTGCCGACAGAAGGTATGGAAGATGCCAAGCTTACGTTCCACGATCCTTGCCAATTAGTCCGGCGCGGCGGTGTGGTACAACAACCGCGTAATCTCTTAAAACTAGTTGCCAGCAACTTTGTGGAAATGCGCGACGCAGGTACGTTGAACTGGTGTTGTGGGGCGGGCGGTGGCGTATCGGCCAATGAAGATGCGAACGAAGTTAAAATGAAAGCCTTCCAGCGCAAGAAAAAGCAATTAGATGAATTAAAGGTGGATACGTTGGTGACAGCCTGTGCTAACTGTCGCATTCAATTGGAAGAAGGCTTGGAAGAAAACCAAATGGATTTACCGGTAGTGGGTTTAACCGAATTAATTGCCGAGCATTTGGTGGAACGTGACGCAAGCAGCGAGGGCAAATTAGCATGATTAAGCAAGATAGCGAATTTCGCCAAGCCTTAAGTGTGTTAAGCCGTTTACAACAGCGGCAAATTGGCTCGCAATTTATTGAGCGCGTGCTGCCACAATATCCGGATGCAACCTTAAGCAAACTATTAGCCTTAGCCCAACAAACTGATGCGGCTGAATTGGAATTGGCAGCAGCGACTAAAACTGCTAAATCATTAGCATTAGACAAGCATACCCGTTGTGGGGCAGAAGGTGATTGGCAAGCACAAGCCAGTTACTTTTTAGCACGGGCGACAAGTGAGTTATTCGCTCCCTCTAAACCTAGCCAATTGCCTGCATGGGAAGCCGCCTTAAATGTACGTTTAGCCTGTACTTGCGGTTCAATCGAACAAGCTCACGATACTATGCACGACGAAAGCGCTGCACAATACCAATTATTAACCGATTATTTAGCTCGCGAGGAGAGCCGCCATGACTGAACGTGTTGTTGTTGACCCCATCACGCGCATTGAAGGTCACTTGCGGATTGAAGCGCAAATGAATGGTTCGACCATTGAGCAAGCGTATTCAGCAGGCACAATGGTTCGTGGTATTGAGATTATTCTGCGGGGGCGCGACCCACGCGATGCTTGGGCGTATGCTCAGCGGATTTGTGGCGTGTGTACCTTGGTACACGGCATGGCGTCGATTCGCTCGGTTGAGGACGCGTTAAACTATAGCATCCCGCATAATGCCCAATTAATTCGCAACCTCATGATTGCCGCGCAATATGTGCACGATCATGTTATGCACTTTTACCATTTACACGCGTTGGATTGGGTGGACGTCGTGTCTGCTTTAAAAGCTGACCCCAAAGCTACTTCGGAATTAGCGCAAACCGTATCACCGCATTGGCCGAATGCCAGCACGGGCTATTTTGCCGATCAACAAACCAAGCTGAAAAAATTTGTGGATGCGGGGCAATTGGGCATTTTTGCCAAAGCATATTGGGGGCATCCTGCGTATAAATTGCCACCCGAAGCTAATTTAATGGCAGTATCGCATTATTTGGAAGCGCTGCAATGGCAACGCGATGTTGTCAAACTGCATACGATTTTTGGCGGGAAAAATCCGCATCCGAACTTTGTCGTGGGTGGTGTACCATGTGCGATTGACCTCAATTCCGATTCGGCAATTAATGCGAAACGCTTGTCACAAGTACAAGATATTATTCAGAAAATGCGTACCTTTGTCGATCAAGTGTATGTGCCGGATACGCTCGCCATTGCGGGTTTTTATAAAGACTGGTTTAAGCAAGGTGAAGGCTTAGGCAACTTTATGACGTATGGGGATTTTCCTGAAAAATCGCTATACGAACCAGAAAGCTGTCTGATTCCACGCGGGGTAATTTTGAATCGGGATTTATCGCGCATTTACCCGGTGGATTTAAATGCCAATGACCAGGTTCAAGAATTCGTGGCGCATTCTTGGTATAACTATAGCGGCGGGCAAACCCAAGGCTTGCATCCGTACCAAGGCGAAACCGAATTGAATTACACAGGTCCGCAACCGCCGTATACGCAATTGGACGTCGATAAAGCTTATTCATGGCTGAAATCACCGCGTTGGCAAGGCAAAGCAGTGGAAGTAGGGCCTTTGGCACGCATGTTAATGCTGTACGCAGGCAATTACCCGCAAGCTAAAGAATTAGTGGATAGCAGCCTAAAAACCTTAGACTTACCTATTGACGCGTTATATTCCACGATGGGACGCACGGCAGCACGTACCTTAGAAACCAAAATCATCGCCGATAAAATGCAAGGTTGGTTTGATAGTCTGATTGCCAATATCAAAGCGGGCGATACCAAAACCTTTAACGAAACCTTGTGGGAACCCTCTTCATGGCCGAGTCTGGCGCAAGGTGTGGGTTTTATGGAAGCCCCACGCGGCGCATTAGCGCATTGGATTGTGATTGAAAACGGAAAAATCGCTAATTATCAAGCGGTTGTGCCGAGTACGTGGAATGCAGGCCCGCGTGATGTCAATAATCAAGCAGGCGCGTATGAAGCTTCATTGCAAGGGCATGTATTACACGACCCGAAACAGCCGGTTGAAATTTTGCGAACTATTCACAGCTTTGACCCATGTATTGCCTGTGCTGTGCATGTAACTGATCCCGAAGGCGAAGAATTGGTGAAAGTACAGGTAAGGTAGATTTAACTATGCCCCGTTACCTTAAATAGAACGGGGCATAATTTTGATTAACCTTGCGTGGGCGTGAGTTTCCAAATATCGCGGTTATATTCCTGCATTGTTCTATCGGTTGAGAAGAAACCGGAACTAGCGGTGTTCATAATGCTCATTTGTGTCCAATGCGTAGGGTCTTGCCAGATTTGCGCGACTTTTTCTTGCGCGTTAATATAGCTACGGAAATCCGCAAGGGTCATCCACGGGTCATGAGGGTTGAGCATGGCGTTCAAGATCATGTCGAAAATGCCGGGTTCGCATTGGTTAAAGTGACCGCTACGAATTAAGTCCAGCACGCCTTTTAAATCTTCATCGCGCTCGACATATTTTGCGGGTGAATAGGCTTTGCGTAATTCATCCACGTCTTCCGCGCGTAATCCGAATAAGAAGAAGTTGTCGTCGCCGACCGCTTCTAAAATCTCAATATTCGCGCCGTCATACGTGCCAATGGTCAATGCACCATTCATCATGAACTTCATATTGCCCGTGCCAGACGCTTCTTTACCCGCTGTTGAAATTTGCTCGGATAAATCCGCCGCCGGTGCAATAATTTCCATGCTGGAAACGCAATAATTGGGCAAGAACGCCACTTTTAAACGCCCATTGACTTCTGGGTCGGTATTGACCACTTCGGCAACACTGTTAATCAGTTTAATGATGCGTTTAGCCATGACATAACCGGGCGCTGCTTTACCGCCAATCAAGACGCAACGATCCGCCCAATTGTCTAAACGCCCCAGTTTAATACGCCGATACAAATGAATCACATGCAGAATATTCAGCAATTGCCGTTTGTATTCATGAATCCGTTTGACTTGAATATCAAACAACGCATTGGGGTTGAAATCCACGCCGCATTCTTGTTTAACTAAATCGGCTAAGCGTTGTTTGTTGCTGAATTTGACATCTCGCCAACGGGCATGGAAGTTAGCATGGGTTTTAGCGGCAAACGGTTTCAACTGATCTAATTGACTGAGATCAGCAATCCAGTTGTTACCAATTTGTTCACTAATTAATTCGGTCATACCCGGGTTGGCTTCGGCAATCCAACGCCGTGGGGTAACCCCATTGGTTTTATTATTGAATTTTTGTGGCCATAACTCGTAGAAGTCACGGAATAAGCCTTCCACTAATAATTTCGAGTGTAATGCCGCCACACCATTGATTGAGAAACTGCCGACAATTGCTAAATACGCCATGCGTACTTGTTTAACGTCGCCTTCTTCAATAATCGACATACGGCGTTGACGTTCGGTATCACCCGGCCATTTCATGGACACTTCACGCAAGAAACGCGCATTGATTTCATAAATAATTTCTAAAATACGCGGTAATAGCTTTTCAAATAACGGCACGGGCCAACGTTCTAGGGCTTCTGGCAATAAGGTATGGTTGGTGTATGCCATACAATTGCTCACGATTTGCCACGCTTCATCCCATTCTAAATGCTTCTCATCAATCAACATCCGCATTAAACACGCTACGGCTACAGTTGGATGCGTGTCATTCATTTGGAACACATTTTCGGCGGCAAATTCGCTAAAAGGCTTATCGGGGTTTTGCCGTTCCCACATGCGTACCGCATCTTTGATCGTGGCGGAAGCTAAGAAATATTGCTGACGTAAACGCAATTCCTTGCCGTTTTCGCTGCTATCGTTGGGGTATAACACCATTGAAATATGTTCAGCGTGGTTTTTCGATTCCACCGCTTCGGTATAACTCCCAGCATTGAATTCGTCTAAATTGAATTCATCAGTGGCGGACGCTTTCCACAAGCGTAGGGTATTCACCGTATGATTGTGATAGCCGGAAATTGGCACATCGTAAGGAATCGCCAATACATCATCGGTACTTAACCAGCGTACTTTATGCCGCCCGTTCTCATCGGTGTAATGCTCAGTATGCCCACCGAATTGAATACGTTGTTGATATTCTGCCCGCTCTACTTCCCACGGGTAGCCATCGCGTAACCAATGATCGGGTTCTTCAACTTGGTAACCGTTTTCAATGCGTTGGCGGAACATACCGTATTCATACCGAATACCATAACCCACTACTGGTAAGCGTAAGGTAGCGCAGCTATCCATAAAACAGGCGGCTAAACGGCCTAAGCCACCATTGCCTAAACCCGCATCCGGCTCTTGTTCGCTGACCTGTTCTAAGTTGGTGGCGAATTGTTGTAAGGCTTGGCGGGTTGAGCCTTCCACATGCATATTCAGTAGGTTATTACCTAATGAGCGCCCGATTAAGAATTCCAATGACATATAATAGGCGCGGCGTTTGCCCGGTTTTAAATAATCTGCCCAAGTCGCCCGCCAATCCACGGTTAAACGATCACGCAAGGTATAAGCCAAGGCTTGATATAAATATACTGGCGGGCAACCGGGGTAGCGCCCTAAGTGATAGGATAAATAACGTTGAAAGTCATTTGCGATGCTTTCGGTATTGTCGCCCAGTGGCTCTAGGGGCATATGTAAATAAGGGGTAGCACGAGAATAAGTCGCCATAGTTGTTCCTCTAAGCTAGTGCATTCAAGCCTAACGGGCGTAAAGATCAAGGTACTGTTGTGCGCTGTGTTGCCAGCCGAAATCATGTTTCATGCCGATTTTTTGGATGTTTTGCCAGATTTTAGGTTGTGCAAAATACCCTAAAGCACGCTGCATAGTGGCTATTAAAGCCGGGGTAGTGGGTTCATAAAACACAAAACCAGAAGCCTTACCCTGTTTTAACGTTTCGGGATGGGTATCGGTAACGGTATCGGCTAAACCACCGGTGAAATAGACAAGTGGGGGCGTGCCATAACGCAGGCTATACATCTGATTTAAGCCGCAGGGTTCAAAACGCGAAGGCATTAAGAACATATCTGCGCCCGCTTCTAATAAGTGCGCTAAGCCTTCGTCATAACCAATATATACACCGACCCGTTCAGGGTATTGCTCAGCCAATTGGCGTAAGCGTTGCTCAAAATAGCGGTGTCCTGCACCGATTAAGGCAAAGTTAGCGTTGGTGGTTTCAAGAATGTGTGGAATGGCATTGATAATTAAATCCACACCTTTTTGTTCAACCAAACGGCTAACCATCCCGAATAAGGGCGCAGCTAATTGCGTCTCTGCCTTAAACATACCCAAGCGTTCCAGCAAAGCTTGTTTATTCGCTTGCTTACCTGCTTTCAAATGACGGTTAACCGAATATGTTGCCGCTAAATAACTGTCTTTCGCCGGATTCCAAACCTGATTGTCGATACCGTTTAAAATGCCAAATAATTTATAGCGGCGGGATTGCAATAAGCCTTCCATGCCATAACCAAACGCGGGCGTACAAATTTCTTGGGCATAAGTGGGGCTAACCGTGGTTACGATATCGGCATAGATAATACCGCCTTTAAGCATGGACATGCCGCCGTAAAATTCAACGCCTTCCGCTGACCACCATTGCCCCGGCAATTGTAAACTAACAAAATCGCTGTGTGAGAAATGCCCACCGTATGCCAAGTTGTGAATGGTAAAAATACGTTTGGGGCGTTGTGGAATAAGGTCTAAAAACGCAGGTACTAAACCCGTTTGCCAGTCATGCGCATGTACTACCTCAGGTCGCCAATTAAGGTGTAAATGATCTTGTGCTAATTCAGTAACCGCGCGGGCAAAGACCGTAAAGCGTTCGGCATTATCCGCCCAATCATAACCAGCAGGTTGCAGATAAGGATTGCCGGGGCGGTCAAATAACGCAGGGCAATCCACAATCCATAACGGAAACGGATAGGCGGGGTGTCGGGTTTGTAGAATACGCACGGTATGCATGCGATACGCGCCTTGTAACTCCAACCAACCTAAGATCTCAACACAGCCTAATTGCTTTAAAACGTCGCGATAACCGGGTAAAACCAAGCGAATATCGCTACCTTGCGCATGCAAGGCTAATGGCAAACTATAGGCAACATCGCCCAGCCCACCCGTTTTCACTAAAGGGTAGGCTTCACTAACAGCAAACAATACATTCATGAGCAAGCTTGTAAAAACAGTGCGCCTAATGGCGGGAGGGTGATTTCAATGGATTGTTCAAACCCCATCCAAGGAACAGCGGAGACGGCTAACGTACCTGCATTGCCACAATTGCTACCCCCATAAAACTCAGAATCGGTATTTAACAATTCACGATAAGCCGCTGCGTTGGGAACACCAATGCGATAGGCATAGCGTGGCACGGGCGTAAAATTCAATAACACCACCACCGCGTCATCAGGTGTTGCACCAAAGCGTAATAAACTTAAGACGGATTGGTCGGAATCATTACAATCAATCCATTGGAAGCCACGCGCATCAAAATCGTAATAATGCAACGCCGCTTGTTCTTTATGTAAAGCGTTTAAGTCGCGCACTAAATGCCGCAGGCTGTCATGCGCGGGAAAGCTACATAACGCCCAATCTAATTCTTTCTTAACGTTCCATTCCGTCCACTGCCCAAATTCGCCACCCATAAACAATAATTTTTTGCCGGGGTGGGCGTATTGCCACGCATAAAATAATCGCAAATTCGCAAAGACTTGCCAGTAATCTCCCGGCATTTTATCCAGCATACTGCGTTTTAAATGCACCACTTCATCATGCGATAAGGGCAGAATAAAATTTTCGGTATAGGCATACATCTGCGTAAAAGTCAGCAGATTATGGTGGTATTTGCGGTGAATCGGTGCGTTTTGAATATAGCGTAGATTGTCATTCATCCAGCCCATATTCCACTTCATATTGAACCCTAAACCGCCAAACTCAATCGGGCGAGTAACCGCTGGCCAACTCGTCGATTCTTCGGCAATCGTTAGCGCATTGGGGTGATATAAATGCACCACCGCATTCATTTCACGTAAAAATTCAATGGCTTCTAAATTTTCACGCCCACCCAAGTGATTAGGTGTCCAATCACCGGGGTTGCGGGAATAATCTAAATACAACATAGATGCCACGGCATCCACGCGTAAACCGTCAATATGGAATTCATCTATCCAATACAAAGCATTGGAAAATAGAAAGTTTTTAACTTCATTACGCCCGTAATCAAAAATCAGCGTACCCCAATCTTGATGTTCACCTCGGCGTTTATCCGGGTGTTCATATAAAGGCTCACCAGTAAATTGCGCAAGGGCAAAGTCATCTTTCGGAAAATGTGCCGGTACCCAATCCAATAACACGCCAATGTCTGCTTGGTGACAGGCGTCGATAAAAGCACGTAACTCATCCGGTGAGCCATACCGCGCACTGGGGGCGTAATAACCGGAGATTTGATAACCCCATGATTCATCCAAAGGGTGTTCTGCAATCGGTAATAATTCAATATGCGTATAGTTCAAGCCTTTAACATAAGGAATCAAACTGTCGGTTAAGTCTGCCCATGAATAAAAACGCCCATCGGGGTGTTTGCGCCAAGAACCGGCGTGCAGTTCATAAATGCTTAACGGCTTATGTTGCCAATCAAATTGTTGGCGTTGGACTAACCACGTTTGATCTTGCCATTGATGTTGTGGCGTATTGGCTACTTGTGAGGCTGTTTCCGGGCGTAAAAACATTTGCTGCGCATAAGGGTCAGTTTTTAGAATGACCCGTTCATCACGCGCCAAAATTTCATATTTATACGCCATACCCGGCTGTACGCCCGGTATAAACAACTCCCAAATTCCGGATTTGCCTCGGCTGCGCATTTGGTGTACGCGCCCGTCCCAATGGTTAAAGTTGCCTACCACACTAACCCGATGTACATGCGGTGCCCATATACTAAACAGGCAACCTTCAATCGAATCGACGGTACGCATATGCGCACCGAGGATAGTCCAAGTATGATGGTGGCGACCTTCACCTAATAGATGTAAATCCAAATCGCCAATTTGCGGGGCAAAGGTATAAGGACTGATGACATCGTACCATTGGCTAGACTGCTTATCCTGCCATTGTAGTAAAGGATGGCTAGGCAGAGCAGAGGAGGAGGTATATTCAAAACAGTCTGAATTGGGAATACGCGTAAGTTCAGTGCTAGTACCTGCTACTCTAACCGCTTCCGCAGCAGGTAAAAATACACGTAAGACCCAATTGCCGTCTGGCAGCGGATGCCATCCCAACCAATTAAACGGATCATGATGTTTAGCTTGTTGTATGAGTCTCAAGTTCTCGTTCATTGCGCTGGTGTCCCTGTAATAGGTTATGCAAGTCTGATGCCAAATTAGCGGGAATTTGTTCCCATTGGAAACGCCATGTCCAGTTGCCCTCAGCTACCCCGGGGACATTCATGCGCGCTTCGCTACCTAGGCCTAATAAGTCTTGTAAAGGTAGCATGGCTAATAAGGCGTTGCTGCTTAATACCGTATTAATCATAGCAGGTGCTACTTGCTCGGCTGTTGGGCAGCCTAACACATCTAGTACGTGTTGTTGCATACCACTATCTAGGTGACTAAACCAGCCGACCACGGTGTCATTATCGTGAGTTCCCGTGTAATACACCGTATTTGGGCGCACATTCTGCGGTTTATGCGGGTTATCCTCAAAGTGATCAAAACCAAACTGTAAGACACTCATGCCCGGAATATCGTATTTATCGCGTAAAGCAATGACATCTGGCGTAATACAGCCTAAATCCTCTGCCACTAAGGGGACTGTGCCCATTTCGGCTTGAATACTGGCTAATAAGGCATCGCCCGGTACAGTTTGCCAGAATCCATTTAAAGCGGTGTCTTGATCAGCGGGAATCATCCAACTAGCCGCAAAACCCCGGAAATGGTCGATGCGGACAATATCGAAAAATTCAAAGTGATAGGCTAAGCGTTGTTTCCACCATCTGAAATCTTCAGACTGCATGTAATCCCAGTTATAGTGCGGATTACCCCAACGTTGCCCTGTTTCGGAAAAATAATCCGGCGGTACACCCGTGACATATGTCGGTTGCCCTTTATCATCTAATAAAAAGCGTTCGGGATGTGCCCAGACATCCGCACTGTCATAAGCGACAAAAATCGGCATATCGCCAAACAAATGAATACCACGCTCATTAGCGTAAGAACGCAATTGCTTACAATAGTGGTAATAAGCGAATTGCTGCTTAATGATGGTTTGAATCTCAGCTTGATATTGTTTACGTAATTGCTGAATAGTAGCGGGTTCACGTTGGCGAATCGGTTCTGGCCATTGCCCCCAATCGCCCGCGTATTGCTGCTTTAACACCATAAACAAGGCAAAATCATCCAACCAATGTTGTTGGTGTTGATACCATGCTTGGTATTCTACCCCTGCAAATAAGTCATCTTTGGCTTGTGTTAAGACGGAATCGGGAAACAAAGCGGGGTTTACGGCAAAAGCCGAGGCACATTGATACGGGGATAAGCCGCTTAAGGGAATACCTAACGGTAAAGTCTGCCAGACTCGCACACCTGCTTGCGCCAATAAATCCAGCCATTGCCACGCGTCTGCATCCAATTTGCCAGACGGTAGCGAAGTAGGGTGCAGTAACAGACCGGCTGCACGTCCGATGTGGTTTAAAATACTCATTTTTATTTAAACGTTCCTACGCATTGT
This DNA window, taken from Candidatus Thiocaldithrix dubininis, encodes the following:
- a CDS encoding nickel-dependent hydrogenase large subunit — encoded protein: MTERVVVDPITRIEGHLRIEAQMNGSTIEQAYSAGTMVRGIEIILRGRDPRDAWAYAQRICGVCTLVHGMASIRSVEDALNYSIPHNAQLIRNLMIAAQYVHDHVMHFYHLHALDWVDVVSALKADPKATSELAQTVSPHWPNASTGYFADQQTKLKKFVDAGQLGIFAKAYWGHPAYKLPPEANLMAVSHYLEALQWQRDVVKLHTIFGGKNPHPNFVVGGVPCAIDLNSDSAINAKRLSQVQDIIQKMRTFVDQVYVPDTLAIAGFYKDWFKQGEGLGNFMTYGDFPEKSLYEPESCLIPRGVILNRDLSRIYPVDLNANDQVQEFVAHSWYNYSGGQTQGLHPYQGETELNYTGPQPPYTQLDVDKAYSWLKSPRWQGKAVEVGPLARMLMLYAGNYPQAKELVDSSLKTLDLPIDALYSTMGRTAARTLETKIIADKMQGWFDSLIANIKAGDTKTFNETLWEPSSWPSLAQGVGFMEAPRGALAHWIVIENGKIANYQAVVPSTWNAGPRDVNNQAGAYEASLQGHVLHDPKQPVEILRTIHSFDPCIACAVHVTDPEGEELVKVQVR
- a CDS encoding glycogen/starch/alpha-glucan phosphorylase gives rise to the protein MATYSRATPYLHMPLEPLGDNTESIANDFQRYLSYHLGRYPGCPPVYLYQALAYTLRDRLTVDWRATWADYLKPGKRRAYYMSLEFLIGRSLGNNLLNMHVEGSTRQALQQFATNLEQVSEQEPDAGLGNGGLGRLAACFMDSCATLRLPVVGYGIRYEYGMFRQRIENGYQVEEPDHWLRDGYPWEVERAEYQQRIQFGGHTEHYTDENGRHKVRWLSTDDVLAIPYDVPISGYHNHTVNTLRLWKASATDEFNLDEFNAGSYTEAVESKNHAEHISMVLYPNDSSENGKELRLRQQYFLASATIKDAVRMWERQNPDKPFSEFAAENVFQMNDTHPTVAVACLMRMLIDEKHLEWDEAWQIVSNCMAYTNHTLLPEALERWPVPLFEKLLPRILEIIYEINARFLREVSMKWPGDTERQRRMSIIEEGDVKQVRMAYLAIVGSFSINGVAALHSKLLVEGLFRDFYELWPQKFNNKTNGVTPRRWIAEANPGMTELISEQIGNNWIADLSQLDQLKPFAAKTHANFHARWRDVKFSNKQRLADLVKQECGVDFNPNALFDIQVKRIHEYKRQLLNILHVIHLYRRIKLGRLDNWADRCVLIGGKAAPGYVMAKRIIKLINSVAEVVNTDPEVNGRLKVAFLPNYCVSSMEIIAPAADLSEQISTAGKEASGTGNMKFMMNGALTIGTYDGANIEILEAVGDDNFFLFGLRAEDVDELRKAYSPAKYVERDEDLKGVLDLIRSGHFNQCEPGIFDMILNAMLNPHDPWMTLADFRSYINAQEKVAQIWQDPTHWTQMSIMNTASSGFFSTDRTMQEYNRDIWKLTPTQG
- the glgA gene encoding glycogen synthase GlgA yields the protein MNVLFAVSEAYPLVKTGGLGDVAYSLPLALHAQGSDIRLVLPGYRDVLKQLGCVEILGWLELQGAYRMHTVRILQTRHPAYPFPLWIVDCPALFDRPGNPYLQPAGYDWADNAERFTVFARAVTELAQDHLHLNWRPEVVHAHDWQTGLVPAFLDLIPQRPKRIFTIHNLAYGGHFSHSDFVSLQLPGQWWSAEGVEFYGGMSMLKGGIIYADIVTTVSPTYAQEICTPAFGYGMEGLLQSRRYKLFGILNGIDNQVWNPAKDSYLAATYSVNRHLKAGKQANKQALLERLGMFKAETQLAAPLFGMVSRLVEQKGVDLIINAIPHILETTNANFALIGAGHRYFEQRLRQLAEQYPERVGVYIGYDEGLAHLLEAGADMFLMPSRFEPCGLNQMYSLRYGTPPLVYFTGGLADTVTDTHPETLKQGKASGFVFYEPTTPALIATMQRALGYFAQPKIWQNIQKIGMKHDFGWQHSAQQYLDLYAR
- the glgB gene encoding 1,4-alpha-glucan branching protein GlgB produces the protein MNENLRLIQQAKHHDPFNWLGWHPLPDGNWVLRVFLPAAEAVRVAGTSTELTRIPNSDCFEYTSSSALPSHPLLQWQDKQSSQWYDVISPYTFAPQIGDLDLHLLGEGRHHHTWTILGAHMRTVDSIEGCLFSIWAPHVHRVSVVGNFNHWDGRVHQMRSRGKSGIWELFIPGVQPGMAYKYEILARDERVILKTDPYAQQMFLRPETASQVANTPQHQWQDQTWLVQRQQFDWQHKPLSIYELHAGSWRKHPDGRFYSWADLTDSLIPYVKGLNYTHIELLPIAEHPLDESWGYQISGYYAPSARYGSPDELRAFIDACHQADIGVLLDWVPAHFPKDDFALAQFTGEPLYEHPDKRRGEHQDWGTLIFDYGRNEVKNFLFSNALYWIDEFHIDGLRVDAVASMLYLDYSRNPGDWTPNHLGGRENLEAIEFLREMNAVVHLYHPNALTIAEESTSWPAVTRPIEFGGLGFNMKWNMGWMNDNLRYIQNAPIHRKYHHNLLTFTQMYAYTENFILPLSHDEVVHLKRSMLDKMPGDYWQVFANLRLFYAWQYAHPGKKLLFMGGEFGQWTEWNVKKELDWALCSFPAHDSLRHLVRDLNALHKEQAALHYYDFDARGFQWIDCNDSDQSVLSLLRFGATPDDAVVVLLNFTPVPRYAYRIGVPNAAAYRELLNTDSEFYGGSNCGNAGTLAVSAVPWMGFEQSIEITLPPLGALFLQACS
- the malQ gene encoding 4-alpha-glucanotransferase — its product is MSILNHIGRAAGLLLHPTSLPSGKLDADAWQWLDLLAQAGVRVWQTLPLGIPLSGLSPYQCASAFAVNPALFPDSVLTQAKDDLFAGVEYQAWYQHQQHWLDDFALFMVLKQQYAGDWGQWPEPIRQREPATIQQLRKQYQAEIQTIIKQQFAYYHYCKQLRSYANERGIHLFGDMPIFVAYDSADVWAHPERFLLDDKGQPTYVTGVPPDYFSETGQRWGNPHYNWDYMQSEDFRWWKQRLAYHFEFFDIVRIDHFRGFAASWMIPADQDTALNGFWQTVPGDALLASIQAEMGTVPLVAEDLGCITPDVIALRDKYDIPGMSVLQFGFDHFEDNPHKPQNVRPNTVYYTGTHDNDTVVGWFSHLDSGMQQHVLDVLGCPTAEQVAPAMINTVLSSNALLAMLPLQDLLGLGSEARMNVPGVAEGNWTWRFQWEQIPANLASDLHNLLQGHQRNERELETHTTS